One genomic region from Clostridium saccharobutylicum DSM 13864 encodes:
- a CDS encoding phosphodiester glycosidase family protein: MSTKSDNQLGKTKKKTFFRPLVFFIGTIYILAFLAISTPLLIFFGPYENTRKAFISTLLATRHSYLLTNYLSQDSINKLLGINQESDNKEQNIKESVHEDIDKINVKYTSGTDISRYDIHTDRYTGYLLEIKNPLNVKVAMTKYLGKIGQKTSEMAEEHNAIAAINGGSFVDQSSDGTLYAGTGAVPGGFVISGGKVIYPKNNIDKDKVENVIAFTRGGQLIVGDHTLKELQKLDVQEAMCFRRPNIIINGQKQVTDKMADGLNPRTAVGQKEDGTVIFLVIDGRKITAPGASLYDVQQIMYERGAVNAGALDGGYSSTIYYKGDVINSPNAWDGERSVATAFYVE; the protein is encoded by the coding sequence ATGAGTACTAAAAGTGATAATCAATTAGGTAAAACAAAGAAGAAAACTTTTTTTAGACCATTAGTATTTTTTATAGGAACTATATACATACTTGCATTTCTTGCAATATCAACACCATTGTTAATATTTTTTGGTCCATATGAAAATACTAGAAAAGCATTTATTTCAACATTGCTTGCAACTAGACATTCATATTTATTAACAAATTATTTGTCACAAGATTCTATAAATAAACTACTAGGAATTAATCAAGAATCGGATAATAAGGAACAAAATATTAAAGAATCTGTTCATGAGGATATAGATAAAATAAATGTAAAATATACAAGTGGAACAGATATATCTAGATATGACATACATACTGATAGATATACGGGATATTTATTAGAAATCAAGAATCCGCTAAATGTTAAGGTCGCCATGACAAAATATCTTGGAAAGATAGGGCAAAAAACTAGTGAAATGGCAGAGGAACATAATGCGATTGCAGCGATTAATGGAGGTTCTTTTGTAGACCAATCTTCTGATGGAACATTATATGCAGGAACAGGAGCTGTACCAGGTGGATTTGTAATTTCAGGGGGGAAAGTTATATATCCTAAAAATAACATTGATAAAGATAAGGTTGAAAATGTAATTGCATTTACAAGAGGTGGACAACTTATAGTTGGTGACCATACTTTAAAAGAACTTCAAAAACTTGATGTTCAGGAAGCTATGTGTTTTAGAAGGCCTAACATTATAATTAATGGACAAAAGCAAGTAACTGATAAAATGGCAGATGGGCTTAATCCTAGGACTGCAGTAGGTCAAAAAGAAGATGGAACAGTAATCTTTTTGGTTATAGATGGTAGAAAAATTACTGCACCAGGAGCAAGTCTATATGATGTCCAACAAATCATGTACGAAAGAGGAGCAGTAAATGCAGGTGCACTTGATGGTGGTTATTCATCAACAATTTATTATAAAGGTGACGTAATAAATTCTCCTAATGCTTGGGATGGTGAAAGATCTGTTGCCACAGCATTTTATGTTGAATAA
- a CDS encoding 2-hydroxyacyl-CoA dehydratase yields the protein MINYKIGVDIGSTTVKLAVLNNENVLIYSKYERHFSDIRSTIIDLVKECYETLGDINCTISITGSGGLSVSKWLDITFVQEVIACSETVERLIPQTDVVIELGGEDAKITYFRGGIEQRMNGSCAGGTGAFIDQMAILLNTDAAGINDYAKDYKVLYPIASRCGVFAKTDVQPLINEGAKKEDIAASIFQAVVNQTIGGLACGKPIRGNVAFLGGPLFFLSELRNRFIETLKLTGKQIIVPKNSQLFVAIGAAFLSEKEKLTSLKKIVIKVNSITNIKDDEALRLPPLFKDDEDYKRFKDRHNKSVVRKREISNYKGKAYLGIDAGSTTTKAALISEDSELLYSYYGSNEGNPLNKVAEIMKELYEILPKDVEILNSAVTGYGEALIKAGFHIDIGEIETIAHYKAADYFLPGVDFILDIGGQDMKCLKIKNGAIDSILLNEACSAGCGSFIESFAKTLSMRVEDFANEALTSKAPVDLGSRCTVFMNSRVKQAQKEGAEVSDISAGLSYSVIKNALYKVIKLRDEKDIGEKVIVQGGTFYNEAVLRSFEMISGREAVRPDIAGLMGAFGCALIAKERYVEGEKTNLISKDKIDSFKMESSFRRCGKCGNNCLLTINKFSTDEEFISGNRCERGLGIEKTKEDKLPNLYDYKYKRIFNYKPLKENEAKRGIIGIPRVLNMYENYPFWFTLLTKLGFSVRISGPSSKKVYELGIETIPSESACYPAKLAHGHIKSLIDRGIKNIFYPCISYEKKEFSDAQNHYNCPMVTSYPEAIKNNMDELKENDINFIEPFLSLDDEKELAKRIVEEFKIFNVTLDEAKKAVEAASQEREDVKEDIRKKGQEVIQYLKKNNKKGIVLCGRPYHIDPEINHGIPDIISSFDMAVLTEDSVSHLGTLKDKLRVVDQWMYHSRLYRAAAFVADEPCVDIIQLNSFGCGLDAVTTDQVSEMISSKGKIYTVLKIDEGNNLGAAKIRIRSLKAAMDERERKQYKPVEEKILYNNPIFTSEMRKKHTILCPQMSPIHFDLIETAVKASGYNLEVLPSNDTKAIDEGLKYVNNDACYPSIIVVGQIIEALKSGKYDINNTSVIISQTGGGCRATNYIGFLKMALKHAGFEQVPVISLNAVGLEKQPGFKITPKLLHKAIMSLVYGDLFMRILYRTRPYEKIKGSANELYNKWREIAKVNIINGNKRQFNKNIKEIVKEFDSLPLLNVKKPKVGVVGEILVKFHPTANNDIVGILENEGAEAVMPDLLDFFFYSAMDAEFKAKYLAGSKMSKNICNLAIAYMETYRKIMKKSLEASNRFSKPKHIRELANMASPILSLGNQTGEGWFLTAEMIELIESGTTNIACVQPFACLPNHVTGKGMIKTLKEKYPNSNIVAIDYDPGASNVNQLNRIKLMLSVAFKNLEKETLTYKEHEESTQNQQFHNEVSLT from the coding sequence ATGATTAATTATAAAATTGGCGTAGATATAGGATCAACAACAGTTAAACTAGCAGTATTAAATAATGAAAATGTGTTGATTTATAGTAAATATGAAAGACATTTTTCAGATATAAGAAGTACAATAATAGATTTAGTTAAGGAATGCTATGAAACATTAGGTGATATTAATTGTACAATTAGTATCACTGGTTCTGGAGGACTTTCTGTATCAAAATGGCTTGATATTACTTTTGTGCAGGAAGTAATAGCATGTTCTGAAACTGTTGAGAGACTTATTCCACAAACTGATGTTGTAATAGAGCTTGGTGGAGAAGATGCTAAGATAACATATTTCAGAGGCGGCATAGAACAAAGAATGAATGGAAGCTGTGCTGGTGGAACAGGAGCTTTTATAGATCAAATGGCAATATTGTTAAATACAGATGCTGCTGGAATTAATGATTATGCTAAAGATTATAAGGTGTTATATCCTATAGCATCAAGATGTGGAGTTTTTGCAAAAACAGATGTGCAACCTCTTATAAATGAAGGTGCTAAAAAAGAAGACATAGCTGCATCTATATTTCAAGCTGTAGTTAATCAAACTATTGGAGGTCTTGCTTGTGGTAAACCAATTAGAGGCAATGTAGCATTTTTAGGAGGACCTTTATTTTTCTTATCAGAACTTAGAAATAGATTTATTGAAACTCTTAAATTGACAGGGAAACAAATTATTGTGCCTAAAAATTCACAACTTTTTGTAGCTATAGGAGCTGCATTCTTATCTGAAAAAGAAAAATTAACGTCTTTAAAGAAAATAGTTATTAAGGTTAACAGTATTACAAATATAAAAGATGATGAAGCGTTAAGACTACCTCCATTGTTTAAAGATGATGAAGATTATAAAAGATTTAAAGATAGACATAATAAATCTGTTGTTAGAAAAAGAGAGATTTCAAATTATAAAGGAAAAGCATATCTAGGTATAGATGCAGGATCAACAACAACTAAGGCAGCTTTGATTAGTGAAGATTCAGAACTTTTATATTCTTATTATGGAAGTAATGAAGGAAATCCACTAAATAAAGTTGCAGAAATAATGAAAGAATTGTATGAAATACTTCCAAAAGATGTTGAAATATTAAATTCTGCAGTAACAGGATATGGAGAAGCTTTGATTAAAGCAGGATTTCATATAGATATTGGTGAAATTGAAACTATTGCTCATTATAAAGCAGCTGATTATTTTTTACCAGGTGTAGATTTTATTCTAGATATTGGTGGACAAGATATGAAGTGCTTAAAAATAAAAAATGGAGCGATAGATAGCATACTTTTAAATGAAGCTTGTTCAGCAGGATGTGGTTCATTTATTGAAAGTTTTGCAAAAACTTTAAGTATGAGAGTTGAAGATTTTGCAAATGAAGCATTAACATCAAAGGCACCGGTAGATTTAGGATCAAGATGTACAGTATTCATGAACTCAAGAGTTAAACAAGCTCAAAAGGAAGGTGCTGAAGTATCTGATATTTCAGCAGGACTTTCATATTCAGTAATAAAGAATGCTTTATACAAAGTTATAAAACTAAGGGATGAAAAAGATATTGGTGAAAAGGTAATAGTACAAGGTGGTACATTCTATAATGAAGCCGTGCTTAGAAGTTTTGAAATGATTTCGGGAAGAGAAGCTGTAAGACCAGATATAGCAGGACTTATGGGGGCATTCGGATGTGCACTAATTGCTAAGGAAAGATATGTAGAAGGGGAAAAGACTAATCTTATTTCAAAAGATAAAATAGATAGTTTTAAAATGGAATCATCATTTAGAAGATGTGGTAAGTGTGGGAATAACTGTTTACTTACTATAAACAAATTTTCAACAGATGAGGAGTTTATTTCAGGTAATAGATGTGAAAGAGGACTTGGCATAGAGAAAACTAAAGAAGATAAATTACCTAACTTATACGATTATAAATATAAAAGAATTTTTAATTATAAGCCATTGAAAGAAAATGAAGCTAAAAGGGGAATAATTGGAATTCCAAGAGTATTAAATATGTATGAAAATTACCCATTTTGGTTTACTCTTTTAACTAAGTTAGGATTTAGCGTTAGAATATCAGGGCCTTCAAGTAAAAAGGTATATGAACTTGGAATAGAAACAATTCCTTCAGAATCGGCTTGTTATCCAGCAAAGTTAGCACATGGACATATAAAAAGTTTAATAGATAGAGGAATAAAAAATATATTTTATCCTTGTATTTCATATGAAAAGAAAGAGTTCAGTGATGCTCAAAATCATTATAATTGCCCAATGGTAACTTCTTATCCAGAAGCTATAAAAAACAATATGGATGAGCTAAAAGAAAATGATATTAATTTTATAGAACCATTTTTATCTTTAGATGATGAAAAAGAACTTGCAAAAAGAATAGTAGAAGAATTTAAGATCTTCAACGTTACACTTGATGAAGCTAAAAAAGCGGTTGAAGCAGCAAGTCAAGAAAGAGAAGATGTAAAAGAGGATATAAGAAAAAAAGGACAAGAAGTTATACAATATTTGAAAAAGAATAATAAGAAAGGTATAGTTCTTTGTGGAAGACCTTATCATATAGATCCAGAAATAAATCATGGTATTCCAGATATAATATCATCTTTTGATATGGCAGTTTTAACTGAAGATAGTGTATCACATCTAGGAACCTTAAAAGATAAGTTAAGGGTTGTAGATCAATGGATGTATCATTCAAGATTATATAGAGCAGCGGCTTTTGTTGCTGACGAACCTTGTGTTGATATTATTCAATTAAATTCTTTTGGATGCGGATTAGATGCAGTAACTACAGATCAAGTTTCTGAAATGATTTCATCAAAAGGTAAAATATATACAGTTCTCAAGATAGATGAAGGAAATAATTTAGGGGCGGCTAAAATAAGAATACGATCTTTGAAGGCTGCTATGGATGAAAGAGAAAGAAAGCAATATAAACCTGTAGAAGAAAAAATTCTATATAATAATCCAATATTTACGTCTGAAATGAGAAAAAAACATACAATTTTATGTCCTCAAATGTCACCAATTCACTTTGATTTAATTGAAACAGCAGTAAAAGCATCAGGCTACAATTTAGAAGTATTACCATCTAATGATACTAAGGCAATAGATGAGGGGTTAAAATATGTTAATAACGATGCTTGTTATCCATCAATAATAGTAGTTGGGCAGATAATTGAAGCGTTGAAAAGTGGAAAATATGATATTAATAATACCTCAGTAATAATTAGTCAAACAGGAGGTGGATGTAGAGCTACTAATTATATTGGTTTTTTAAAGATGGCTCTAAAGCATGCAGGGTTTGAACAAGTACCAGTTATATCTTTAAATGCTGTAGGTCTTGAAAAACAGCCTGGTTTTAAAATTACTCCTAAATTACTTCACAAAGCTATAATGTCTTTAGTTTATGGCGATTTATTTATGAGAATTTTATATAGGACAAGACCTTATGAAAAAATTAAAGGTTCAGCTAATGAACTTTACAATAAATGGAGAGAGATAGCTAAAGTTAATATAATAAATGGAAATAAAAGACAATTTAATAAAAATATTAAAGAAATAGTCAAAGAGTTTGATAGTCTTCCATTACTAAATGTAAAAAAACCTAAGGTTGGAGTTGTTGGAGAGATATTAGTTAAATTTCATCCAACAGCTAATAATGATATAGTTGGGATTTTAGAAAATGAAGGTGCTGAAGCTGTAATGCCAGATCTTTTGGATTTCTTCTTTTATTCAGCTATGGATGCAGAATTTAAAGCAAAATATCTTGCAGGTAGCAAAATGTCTAAGAATATATGCAATTTAGCAATTGCATATATGGAGACTTATAGAAAGATAATGAAAAAATCATTAGAAGCAAGTAATAGATTTTCCAAACCAAAGCATATACGAGAGTTAGCGAACATGGCATCACCAATACTTTCTCTAGGGAATCAAACAGGAGAAGGGTGGTTCTTAACAGCTGAAATGATAGAGCTTATAGAAAGTGGAACAACTAACATAGCATGTGTCCAACCATTTGCATGTTTGCCAAATCATGTTACTGGAAAAGGAATGATAAAGACCTTAAAGGAGAAATATCCAAATTCGAATATTGTAGCTATAGATTATGATCCTGGAGCATCAAATGTAAATCAATTAAATAGAATAAAGCTTATGCTCTCAGTAGCCTTTAAAAATCTAGAAAAGGAAACTTTAACTTATAAAGAGCACGAAGAAAGTACTCAAAATCAACAGTTTCATAATGAAGTAAGTTTAACTTAG
- a CDS encoding tetratricopeptide repeat protein: MNYFNEGNKFYNMQDYLKAIDYYKQSAAKNLNKACSYYNSGVCFIKLKNFDEAIVMLNKAISLKHESKYFFNLAYCYVMKECFDKALRLFNIAWAIDPNDNDCEKAVNLVISKIKY; this comes from the coding sequence ATGAATTATTTTAATGAAGGAAATAAATTTTATAATATGCAAGATTATTTAAAAGCAATTGACTATTATAAACAATCTGCTGCCAAAAATTTAAACAAAGCCTGCTCATATTATAATTCTGGTGTTTGTTTCATTAAATTAAAAAACTTTGATGAAGCAATCGTAATGCTTAATAAAGCCATTTCCCTTAAGCATGAAAGTAAATATTTCTTTAACTTAGCATATTGCTATGTTATGAAAGAATGTTTTGATAAAGCTTTACGTCTTTTTAATATAGCATGGGCAATTGATCCTAACGATAATGACTGTGAAAAAGCTGTCAACCTTGTTATTTCAAAAATAAAATACTGA
- a CDS encoding transglutaminase-like domain-containing protein produces the protein MKKNKFLLAITAIMCGCLQISIIIAVLVCPSIITDLISTFSFSDNGIIQDSASSNSNSDKSGNNRFFKNSNLLGFSKEVVIYNGITIDQGIKSNDQINDKAVQLTKTAKSDRERAKTLYTWVGSNIKYDDNKAEKVIYGKNSNDMPDGGAICAFNSKCGICFDKACLYVAMCRSIGLKVRLIGGEAYDGEKYVGHAWNQVYLSDENRWINVDTTFYDGGNYFDSNLFKKHNVDEIVGEW, from the coding sequence GTGAAAAAAAATAAATTTTTATTAGCTATTACTGCAATAATGTGTGGATGTTTACAAATATCTATAATAATTGCAGTCTTAGTGTGCCCATCAATAATAACTGATTTAATTTCGACTTTTTCTTTTTCTGATAATGGAATCATACAAGATTCTGCATCAAGCAATTCTAATTCGGACAAGAGTGGTAACAATAGATTTTTTAAGAATAGTAATTTACTAGGTTTTTCTAAAGAAGTTGTTATTTATAATGGAATTACAATTGATCAAGGTATAAAATCAAATGATCAGATTAATGATAAAGCTGTTCAATTAACTAAGACTGCTAAAAGTGATAGGGAACGTGCTAAAACATTATATACTTGGGTTGGAAGCAATATAAAATATGATGACAACAAAGCTGAGAAAGTTATATATGGAAAGAATAGTAATGATATGCCTGATGGGGGAGCCATATGTGCATTCAATAGCAAATGTGGAATATGTTTTGATAAAGCTTGTCTTTATGTTGCAATGTGCAGGTCTATAGGGCTTAAGGTAAGATTAATAGGCGGAGAAGCTTATGATGGAGAAAAATATGTGGGACATGCATGGAATCAGGTTTATTTAAGTGATGAAAATAGATGGATAAATGTGGATACTACTTTTTATGATGGTGGAAATTATTTTGATTCAAATTTATTTAAAAAGCATAATGTAGATGAAATTGTTGGTGAATGGTGA
- the recX gene encoding recombination regulator RecX: MAKITKIEIQKRNKERINLFLDGEYAFSLSLELMYKEGLKVNQEVDINILKTLAKKESYIRCKESALKIIERNYKTEKEVRDKLKLKGYEEDDIDSSIEFLKNYNFLNDCNYTKAFIKDKINIQGSQKIKYNLIKKGISKEIVQEQLSSINKDDEKITALNLAKKKLNIIKKSENDEYKISGKLYRFLISKGYGYDIVKEVVKEVMALDDFE; encoded by the coding sequence ATGGCAAAGATAACAAAAATAGAAATTCAAAAAAGAAACAAAGAAAGAATAAACTTATTTTTAGATGGAGAATATGCATTTTCTCTTTCTTTGGAGTTGATGTATAAAGAAGGACTTAAAGTAAATCAAGAAGTAGATATTAATATACTTAAAACTTTAGCTAAAAAGGAATCTTATATAAGATGTAAGGAGTCTGCACTTAAAATAATTGAGCGAAACTATAAAACAGAAAAGGAAGTAAGAGATAAATTAAAATTAAAGGGATATGAAGAAGATGATATTGATTCTAGTATAGAATTTCTTAAGAATTACAATTTTTTAAATGATTGCAACTATACAAAAGCATTTATAAAGGATAAGATAAATATTCAAGGAAGTCAGAAAATTAAATATAATTTAATTAAAAAGGGAATTTCTAAGGAAATAGTGCAGGAACAATTATCTTCAATAAACAAGGATGATGAAAAAATTACAGCATTAAATCTTGCAAAGAAGAAACTTAATATAATAAAGAAAAGTGAAAATGATGAGTATAAAATAAGTGGTAAACTATACAGATTTTTAATTTCAAAAGGTTATGGGTACGATATTGTAAAGGAAGTTGTAAAAGAAGTTATGGCATTAGATGACTTTGAGTAA